The genomic stretch CCAATGGAGAAGCTGAATCAACAAACAAACGAAACTATTTATGCGGGAGTTATTTCTGATAACAAAATGGTGACAACTCAAGTTGTGAGCGGCGAATACTATAGCACGCGTACACATTCAGAAGTAGGGAATAAAAAAGCAATTCATGCAAACGGTATTGGAAAGTGTATTCTTGCCTATCAGTCAGAAGAAGTGCAAAATCAAATCATTGAACAACTGGCGTTTGAAATTTTTACTTCTCATACTCTTACATCTCGTACAGCTTTGGAAGCGGAGCTGCATAAAATTCGTGAGCAAGGCTATGCGGTTGATAATGAAGAGGGGGAAATTGGATTAAGGTGTATTGCAGCACCTGTAAGAAAAAATGGGCAAGTCGTTGCTGCTGTAGCACTTTCAGGACCTTCGGGTCGAGTTTCTCAAGATAAAGATGAACATCATGCTAAGCTTGTCAAAAAATGTGCCGATGCAATTTCTCACACAATGACTCACAAGTTGTGATTCAAATATACAGTTATAGAGGGGATGAATTCTAATGAACAATTTACAATCAACAACAAAGTTAGCAAATGGCGTTGAAATGCCATGGTTTGGTCTAGGTGTATTTAAAGTAGAAGATGGACAGCAGGTAGTTGACTCAGTGAAATGGGCAATTAACGCAGGTTACAAAAGTATTGATACAGCCAAAATTTATGAAAATGAAGAAGGCGTAGGACAAGCAATTAAAGAAGCAGGTGTACCACGTGAAGATCTTTTCATTACAACAAAAGTATGGAATGCAGACCAAGGCTATGAGTCAACGTTAGAAGCGTTTGAAACAAGCTTAAATAAACTAGGTCTTGATTACTTGGATTTATATTTAATTCACTGGCCGGTAGA from Bacillus sp. 1780r2a1 encodes the following:
- a CDS encoding IclR family transcriptional regulator — protein: MSEVGTLKKGLDIFSLLIKEPNMTISEMMNVLQYNKSTMYRLVSTLEQNEFIERTADHRYRVSAVLLSQLSGGNSYDLNWFSVPPMEKLNQQTNETIYAGVISDNKMVTTQVVSGEYYSTRTHSEVGNKKAIHANGIGKCILAYQSEEVQNQIIEQLAFEIFTSHTLTSRTALEAELHKIREQGYAVDNEEGEIGLRCIAAPVRKNGQVVAAVALSGPSGRVSQDKDEHHAKLVKKCADAISHTMTHKL